One region of Anthonomus grandis grandis chromosome 22, icAntGran1.3, whole genome shotgun sequence genomic DNA includes:
- the LOC126749184 gene encoding FK506-binding protein 5 isoform X5 produces MSGDVQPRKRKDKKKKKDEEINDDINIHVHKDGGTGGNICSKIVFFFLFSTLILLIGLIIKENQGLNELESIEEESRFSQIFEGWIEEKHTEHDDKDDYFPESDEHDDGEDDDEDDGYGSEEDDHLETTEEVEESHEADEEEEDIEEVEESATRSEEEETVEETEEDLPDSEEEEKQTEEISEENIADNSEAVDMSEEVEENEEEAESNSKEDDKKAEESKEDNEKLDVEEEVQSKQNIEDEMDIPIQEVEKEMTEKEKEQPEESKEPSTVATKIGVGIALLTVAYNVFLRKRSDSTIKPITRTVEDKEPTPDLSRRNTIIPPPSLQEIEPDLPEAELDEEYSGDEEYSDEDNISESRSPREEYQELRTAYSRSLSPEGDFEVKDKHLEQEVLEDEMEELEPEEELEEEFDEEVEEEESDQYDDDEELLKRLEVKYGKLGREVNVGDELQSESDGEDYEHSNITSKDDSNSRTDIDAAEEQLQKNAAYANKLFDKLLDKYPLSPRVLYGKARALDIMAEEHQSNDILNKALHFYSKALNVPNVPDTLFLLIAERYIDRATFIGLKKQGQYSKKS; encoded by the exons ATGTCGGGTGATGTTCAGCCGaggaaaagaaaagacaaaaagaaaaagaaag ATGAGGAAATAAATGATGACATAAATATCCACGTTCACAAAGATGGCGGCACCGGTGGTAACATCTGCTCCAAAATTGTCTTCTTCTTCCTATTTTCTACCTTAATTCTTCTAATCGGGCTTATTATAAAGGAAAACCAAGGACTTAATGAAC tagaaaGCATAGAAGAAGAATCTCGGTTTTCACAAATTTTCGAAGGATGGATAGAAGAGAAACATACAGAACACGATGATAAAGATGATTATTTCCCCGAATCAGATGAGCATGATGACGGTGAAGATGATGATGAAGATGACGGTTACGGTTCTGAGGAAGACGATCATTTAGAAACAACAGAAGAAGTGGAAGAATCTCATGAAGCTGACGAGGAAGAAGAAGATATAGAGGAAGTTGAAGAATCTGCTACAAGATCTGAAGAGGAAGAAACCGTTGAGGAGACAGAAGAGGATCTTCCTGATAGTGAGGAAGAGGAGAAACAAACAGAAGAAATCAGTGAAGAAAATATTGCAGACAACAGTGAGGCAGTAGATATGTCGGAGGAGGTGGAGGAAAATGAAGAAGAAGCAGAATCAAATAGTAAAGAAGATGACAAGAAAGCTGAAGAAAGTAAAGAAGATAATGAAAAACTTGATGTTGAAGAAGAAGTACAGTCGAAACAAAATATCGAAGATGAGATGGACATACCAATACAGGAAGTAGAAAAAGAAATGACTGAAAAG GAAAAAGAGCAACCAGAAGAGAGTAAGGAACCTTCAACGG TGGCTACAAAAATTGGCGTTGGAATAGCTCTCCTGACTGTAGCATACAATGTTTTCCTTAGAAAACGTTCTG aTTCAACAATCAAACCAATAACCCGGACGGTAGAAGACAAGGAACCGACGCCTGATTTATCGAGACGAAACACAATTATACCACCACCAAGCTTACAAGAGATTGAACCGGATTTACCTGAAGCCGAACTCGATGAAG AATATTCTGGAGATGAAGAGTACAGCGATGAAGATAACATATCCGAATCCCGATCGCCACGAGAAGAATATCAAGAACTACGAACCGCTTACTCTAGGTCGCTATCACCTGAAG GTGACTTTGAAGTCAAAGACAAACACCTAGAACAAGAAGTTTTAGAAGACGAAATGGAAGAACTCGAACCCGAGGAGGAACTAGAGGAAGAATTTGATGAAGAAGTTGAGGAGGAAGAATCTGATCAATACGATGACGACGAAGAGCTTTTGAAACGATTGGAAGTGAAATATGGAAAGCTAGGAAGAG AAGTAAATGTAGGGGATGAGCTACAGTCCGAGTCAGACGGAGAAGATTATGAACATTCAAACATTACCAGTAAAGATGATAGTAATAGCCGAACCGATATTGACGCTGCTGAAGAGCAGCTTCAGAAg AATGCTGCTTACGCTAACAAACTGTTTGATAAGCTGCTTGATAAGTACCCCCTGTCCCCTCGTGTACTCTACGGAAAAGCTAGGGCCTTGGATATTATGGCCGAAGAACACCAAAGCAATGATATACTTAATAAGGCTCTACATTTTTATTCTAAAGCATTAAATGTTCCAAATGTACCTGATACGTTATTTCTCCTCATTGCTGAGAGGTATATTGATAGAGCCACATTTATAG GCTTGAAGAAGCAAGGTCAGTACTCAAAAAAGTCTTAA